cttttgtctgttaacctaaccaacatatgatattaaaccatactaccttttttgtattcactatatgaaaggaccaaatccaatacccaaacaagattgtaaaccattacacactacataatcatctatatagcaactacatgtggacatagatgtcttcaaatcttcccttttgtattcatgctcgactttcaaattacatggacagtattagttgtgtacctggtatagaggaacaaaagaagaaggaaaaggatcagctgaatagtacacagcaaacaacagcacagcagattcacagcaacaacacagcaacaacacagcaacaacgacCAGCCAAGCTCACcaaagagtcgaacaacaaatggacaatcccagtaaaacagagtaggaaataacagcccagaatgttgaatgtaacagcaacagaaatccaatgaccacaagaaaacttggcaaacgacagaaaaagcaaagccacgaagacaacctgatcaaactggattcttacacagtttcttctaggcaatactcattcacaatgttctgaaatttattcctgttttttccttttccagttttcttacCCACAGACTCTCTCAAGACTCGAAAATCAACCcccttttctaatggaaggtctcctcttttatagcctaaccttaacactttacagtctgttttacaactcaaaattgcccccctgttgcttttccactcacttgttttaaataaccaagctcccatgaaatccctgacagcccctctctctttttggttgttaaagtgtactgatcacttgtttatttgtctaaagtatgggcagtaggaatataatctgacagcacatgctgtccaattattttaatcccttaaagctaaccatacacatgctgcccacggtccaaaccaaatggcattgtgtttaaaaaccaaaatctgaatctgccattataacctttcccctagatgttcttttaatttaatttgaacaaaatcaacaggcaatacaattcagttcctaatgagactcaaatacgatcacagcagaaataagcaatacgaatcaagttgttaccattaacgattgaaactaattgacgacatatatcgactcgactatattaatcgtaacacataacaatcaatcgttcatataaacaacacgtatagagtcccgaatgacctcagataaatttgttcaaacactgggaacttatatgaattaaacttgcttgacgattaatctaattgatgaacacgtatatcacagggtatattcagaacacaaacagaagacaattggccaaataaaaggcctttaacagagatggaagaaatccgaatgaaaaataacaaaataacaaacaaacacaaagaaatatgctgacaacttatttagaaataaaacaaaagaaaggaaaacttaccgaaaatgtttaaatcaaacagacccaaatctgattcaacttcgaacttttgaggccgaacaaactttaatcagggtgttctcacatgagaacactttgattaaggtctattagacctcaaacccatgtccaaaccggccggattccccatgtgcatgtgttctaaagtctggattttcagatctggatttttgggagttgtgggtagattcggaccaaaccaagcttggtttggtcacgaggacggtcaggggggtgtctggtatgaagatggggtggtttggcatagatcgagttttgtctcgaatcttcaaatccagattcgagacgataggaggcgattcgaggttcgtggttagtggattcgtgttcagggtggttggatgctttaggggtgtgaagggggtggtcaccggcgttcgtgccgccgggttttggcgGAGGGGAAGCTAGGGcagcttgctagggtttgggggtttcaggctggggaaggagacgagtgaggggtggggttcggatagggggtgcggggtgaagggtcaagtttatatatggaaggggaagagagattggagccgttagatcaagtgatctgaacggcttagatctattggtgggtaacaggacggggtcgtttggtatgggaacggggtcgttttggtttaggtgaggggttgggttaaaccggctaaataggtcgggtcatgagggaaccagggaccgttggatcaatgaggttggacggctcagattcaacttgcctgaaacggcgtcgttgaggtgagttggacaacctgatctggaccgttcctttgaatcagatcaacggcttcaaatggggacgccgatacgacgtcgtttgagtccgtgcctgggcaggctgggtttggaccgggtcagatcgttggtttgggcctgtttttgtcttattttttgggcccaaattgatttcaactttcttttgttttccaatttaaaataaaaataaaaataaaaataattaataaaacaaatgaaattaaaacaaataacaatatggcatttcaacataattatcataccaagtaagttaaatcacaacctaaaacggacgatgcacatatatttatattttttgaattttctcttaacgccacatatattttttgtatttttgtttgataaggactagatgcaaaatggacagactcacaaacgactaacaacacatgtcacggaaagatcgaaaaattgtacagcgaaatcatttgtcactatttttattttcttttggagcgattgctcgtaaagcaaaaatcacgtgcttacaccagtagagtattcagatggctccatatgaggctttgtatggcaAGCAGTGTAGATCTCAAGTTAGTTGGTtagagcccggtgaggctaggctattggggacagacttggtacaagatactttggaaaaggaaaaggtgattcaggagaggcttcatacagcgcagtcgaggcaaaagagttatactgacaagaaggtttgagatgtgtcctacatggttggtgagaaggttctgttgaaggtttcgcccattaagggtgttatgagattttgggaagaaaggtaaattgagtcctcagttcgttgggccttttgaggtgcttcgtaggattgggaaggtggcttatgagcttgctttgccacccagcttgtcgagtgtgtatccggtatttcatgtttctatgctccggaagtatattggggatccgtctcatgttttggatttcagcacggttcatttgggtgatgatttgacttatgatgtggagccattaactattttgggtcgtcaggttcgaaagttgaggtcaaaggatatagcttcagtgaaagtgcagtggagaggtcgacccgtggaggaggctacctgggagagcGATCGAGAGATGCGGAGCAAATAttctcacatgtttgaggcttcaggtatgtttcttgactcgttcgaggacgaacgattgtttaagttggggaggatatgacgactcgaccagtcgtttcatgagttactgctccattttccccattcctgcttctttatgctttgtttatccatattatgtggtatcgggttggtcagatcgaattcggaatgattttggtaaggtttgagacacttagtctcttttgaggaagcttaagttgaaaaagtcaaccagatgttgacttatgagttagagggttcggatgtgagttctgatggttcggatagcttcgggaggtgactaaggatttaggagcgtgatcggaatgagttttggaggtttggggtagatttaggcttgaattggcgaagttgatattttggtgattttcggttggtaggcgagattttgatataggggtagaatccgagagttgcagtagttccgttttgtcatttaggatgtgtgtgcaaaatttcagatcattcggacatggtttggttagattttttatcaaaagcataattcgaaattttttggaaagttagacttgaatctgatgtgttttggttgatttgatgttgtttgaggtgttttgaagatttgaatTGAATAaggttataggatatgttggtgcttttggttgaggtcccgggggccttggggtgatttcggatggttgacggggagtttgaaaaattgttgcagctgcagattttttgctgcttctggtatttctgcacctgcgaaTTGGGGACTGCAGTTGCGACGACGCATAGGCGGAAGAGGAGTCGCAAAAGCGGAAGGAATCATAGAAGCGGTtaagggaccgcatctgcgaaggcgcaggtgcggTATAGTTCATTGCAGATGCGAAACCTGGGgacttaagtgatttccgcaaaaGCGGTTTGAGGACCataaatgcggtaccgcagaagcggtaaatagatcgcagatgcgaaaatgcctgggcagaaggtataaattgtgtccatcgcgattttgagctattttcaccatttttaattCGGCTTGGGAGCCTTTTGGATGATTTTGAAGAAAGCTTTTAAGGGGACTTCATTGAgataaggaatttggacctaagaCTTGtccctatgctattatttcacggattagatctatgattaatggaatttaagggttaaaattagggaaactagggcttggatacttagacctttgcttgaggatttgaaggaccatttgaggtcggatttcagaacttttgatatgtatgaactcgtggaaggataaggattccgttgatgtaaaaattattgaatttcgagacatgggcctagggggtcgggttttggtaattttagaatttgtgtcgtattttgattattttcattctggcttcgttcccttagcatattttgacatcctcgttctgattttggatagattcgacgcaagtggaggccgattcgaggggcaaaggtgtcacgagctagagatttgatcggttcgaggtgagtaatgattgtaaatgatgttctgagggtttgaaaccccagattgcacatcgtagtgctatattgaggtgacacacgcGCTTGATGACGGGCgaggggtcgtgcactgttggggattgtgacttagtccgtcccgaatgactattttaccgcgtatttgactgaaatctatttgctatcaatcatgatttgggctgaatgccatatttgggccttgtgccaactatttgaacccttcggggatttttactggtattttctcactgttttgactttatacttgaactcagtcatgttatattttactgtttttcgtactcaaccatgtttactctattttaacacttacatgatcttttaaatgatatttttgggctgagaatcatgttttactattgctcgagtggcttgtgaggattttgagtGAGTAGGGCCGATAGCCTATGTTGTGAAGAAACATTTGATACtaattatgaggctgagggcctgagatatgtacgccacaaggtgtcttgattgatatgaggccgagggcctggtgatgacgctacgaggtggcttgatattgcgcttgggccataaagggcccctccaggagtctgtacaccccctagtgagcgtgggtacccattgtgatgtgagattgagcccgaggggctagtattgttctatgtgattacccgaggggctggtattgttctgagatgttgctcggggggaggatttgttgatactatgccTGAGGGGCGAACATTTATGTGTTTACGTTTCACAATTAACtgccaattacctgcttaattattgaaaaaggcttttcatgaagttaaatttgagttaaaggatttttacctatctttcactggttttactatttttttaatggttttactgcttcattatggcttgctttgtgccttacgtgatttcccgctttcaatctttatttatgattattactcactgagttggagtactcactttacgcTTTGcatcctgtgtgcagattcaggagtatctggtcccgctcccgagttctgatcatttccggctcaggaggatccgaggagtctctaggtagctattGGCGTTCGCATCCCGGAGTTCTTCCCTATCTTAGTCCTTCATGTTCCTAGTTTTTTGTATCAAACTCTGTAGTTATATTTGGAGTATTTTGTTTtgctagatgctcatgactaatgACACCTcggtatcgggttgtgttgggttattttccgcgaattatgctattacatattaactttggattatcttatcatgctttagatttattCCTTATGGTTTAACTGGTAATAATTGGATATGGGAAGTGtcagttggccttgtcttcacgagaggcgccatcatgaccgagtccgggtttagggtcgtgacatatattagcatccacagatgtgaaatggacacattcaatgagaatcacttcaacttagatgtagacttgatttctcttgtcttgattccatacttggaagtgtccattaggtttaagatcaaagagtgtattacattcgtccaccaggagtatgagtgtactataaccaaaaagaaaggcatatctcgggtgCAAATGtgcttttgaaaatatttatagtgactgggataagtcattttcatctctacccaggtacatggccgcactgaaACACTTTAAaccgggactgttgttgaatggaggcatgAGCGGAGTCCGAAAACATagaaatatattttcaactatgtgttctggtcatttaaaccagcaattgatggttttatGTATTGTCGTTCggtaatttccatagacggtactcaagTATAtgaaaagtatgatattaagcttttgatcaCAGTTACAGTAGatgccaacggacaaatatttccactagcttttgccatttgtgccaatgaaagcaaaGAGACATGGatgctttttttgaaccacttgaagcagcacgttgtcaaacagcgttcaggtatttatCTAATATTTGATTGGCATGCTGGTATTTTAAGTTATGTATGGCatttgcctgaatggcaggaatCCTATGCATACCACCATTACTGTGTGAGGTACTTGAAAGCCAATTTCCAAAAGAAATATCACGACAAggccttgcatgatttaatgtggatggctgcaactgagcaccagtAGTGGaaattcacgaggcgcatggaagcgatccagtagttagatccacgagcctatacttggctgatgggatatgagcttcacatgtggacattgcatgctgatggtggcagacgatggggagccctgactacaaatgtgtcaaagtcattcaacggcttattagtctgcacgtggattgcctgtcactACTATGGTTCGGATGACATTAAAATAGATTgcagagaggtttgttgaaaggcatagagctgcatcggaattgatggacatgggtgtttaatttatgcgaataccgatgagaagatttgagaagtacaggaggcgagcacattggcattcatattTACAGTACGATCATGACCGagatatttttgaagttcgcaccgctatccgcGAACACCAGAGGAATAATCTGCAGACGGTGAATGAAACTAGCAGGttatgttcatgtgggaaatggatcatctaccacatgccgtgcgcacatgccatgaagtgctttcaacaagttggtttaggggcaaccaactatgttgataggcaatacagtatTGTTGCATACACAGacacatatagtgggcagttgcagccattgggtgctgagcattattggccgtcAGAAttatttaaaatggtgtgtaacaaggactatttgcgcaagctgcaagtgcaaaagagatcGCGTAtccggaaccaaatggatgttggtgataccgtttatgcgcgtaaatggaGCATATGCTCACAAATAGAACACTAccatcgtaaatgtccttcagctagtgtaggtggcggtggtaatctagctcctggtgcaagttcgtcgaatgtacccaactatcaaggatacacctaGTGTTTTATTTtcgtaatattttttgtaataagtgtctgtacttgtgtatgttgcaatatctatcaaatataattatgttccacaatcttgttacatcttattttttaacatgaccttttgaattgggatgatGATATGGTAGTTCCAACATTCAACTTATTGGTGTTGGTAAAGAAGACCAATCTGAAGATTGAAATTTTATAACATAATATTAGAAAAGATAAAAGCACAACAACCATAACTAAAACAACatacatgaaaataaaagataataaaggaTAAATCAAGACATTGTTATTTTGTTTCAGAAAAATtaaatatgtatagcgcggtacaatactacgttttgtgtgttgttttgtcggtctgaaaagctgaccgactgcacaaaagctgtttcgtttcagaaaaattaaatatgtatagcgcggtacaataccatattttgtgtgttgtcttgtcgtttTGTAAAGCTGAACTGACTGTGCAAAAGTTGTTTTGTTTCagaaaaattgaatatgtatagagcggtacaatactacgttttgtgtgttatcttgtcggtctgaaaagctaATCGACTGCGCAAAAGCAGTTTTGTTTCagaaaaattgaatatgtatatcacggtacaatactacgttttgtgtgttatcttgtcattttgtaaagctAAACCGACTGCGTAAAAGCTGTTTTATTTCagaaaaattgaatatgtatagcACAGgacaatactacattttgtgtgttgtcttgtcgatctGAAAAGCTGACCGACTTCACAAAAGTTGTTTCGTTTAAGAAAAATTAAATATGTATAGGGCGGTAAAATATtacattttgtgtgttgtcttgtcgttctgtaaagctgaaccgactgcgcaaaagctgtttcgttttagaaaaattgaatatgtatagcgcggtataatactacattttatgtgttgtcttgtcggtctgaaaagctgaccgaCTGTGCAAAAGttgtttcgtttcagaaaaattgaatatgtatagcgcggtacaatACTATGTTTTGTGTGTTCTCTTTCCTATAAATAACGGGTGCATTGTAGTTATTTTCTAcgcttaacaataaccaatagtaaatatttccataaaagcaAGGTTTTTCTTTGCGCTTTAACAAATGTCTCAACCCGTTTATATCCCAAGGTGCGAGTGTGGCAAAAAATGCACGATGCACGAttgttgggaagaagctggacgccgctactgggcgtGTATGAATAAGTTTTATAGGGTTCCCGATGAACCtgtttgcaattttgaggtatggattgatgaaccctgTCAGCAAGAATACTACAAAGAAAAGTTGTATTCTCTTCATTGTTTGTGTTTGAAGTAGTGGGAAAGAGAGCGACAATCCAAACGAGAAGTTGCAGAGTCGAAGGAGAAAGtcaaggaggtggaagaagaaaaaaaataagctggaagacaaatttaagtggttggagcagagaatactaggtgGTCGTGACTAAACAATGAAATGTACATGTTGAGCGTAGTAGTGTGTCTTTATGTTTCCCgtgtcatgtgttttcattagttgtactgaatttatgttatgttaggtttgctatgtttgtgtttgtgttgtagtgttaaaataaaattgttgttaaaattgtgttaaaataaaattgttgttaaaataaaattcttgCCATTATTtacatgaaataaaaaaaaataatatgtcCCACAGCCTGTGCGCttcaatgcagccgctggcctgaggcgcatcccctgtcgcccgggtacactatcaggatcatcctcatcatGTCGCCTCTTTATATGAGGATGCGCTGCAGCATGATCGTTAGTAGAGCTGGCAGGATCGGTAGAAGGGGTCGTCGGTCagtcagcaacctacaaaacaattaGTAAGCTTAGTATatgaaaatgtatattagtaatgtacttgttaagtcaaaaatattttcttaccatGGTCTCATCGGGCTCCTGAATATAAGCATCCGTGGTGTCCTCATCATCGCATAAAGTGGGCTCCGTGATGGGCTGGGAcgaagccttaataagaaaattaaaaattaatttatggtaaatcattaaggaaaaaaacaaattaaaatttaatagtaatacaaacatacctgcgcctGTGATAGATCCGCTACAACTGCCGGGGATGAGCCAAAACTCAACCTGCACCCACCATCCACGTCTCAGGTCGGTCGATCCTCAGCTGCGGTACATGAGCCTGAAAAGAACTACTCTATATCTTTGTGTaatgtacccgtgatcaacaATGGATCTGACAGGGTGACTTGCGATGCTGGCAGCTCCAACTAAAGGCTGTACGACGGGATGTTGCTGGAAGGCTCGTCTTGGTGAGGGATGTAACCTGGTTGATcatctccaagatcctcatcAGGTGCCTCAACAGGTGTCAATGCCCCCTTGCTGAGGACTACCTCCTCGCCGTCCCCCACAACCCCGTGGgcacccctgcctcgtgggacagCCCTGCCTTGTGGGGCAGCCCTGGCTCATGCCCGTCCCCTCGGGTATGCGACAGGACTACCCTGATGGTGGTGCTCTGGCGCTACATACTCAGCAGCGTGATCTAACCTCTCATCATCTCTGGCTCGCTGCAGTGTCCGGAGAGCCATCTCTACCACCTGCCGGCCATACTCAGTGACTGCAGGATTGTCGGCATGCTGCTACATCTGCAGTCCCAACCGGTAGAATAAATGATGACCAATTGCCTGCacaacatttaaaatattaattacagaACACTATATCATAGTTATAAGTATGGGTTCCAAAAAAAtataccagtgcctcgtgcctcTTGGCGTATGGTCTGTACCGACCACTAGCTAAATGAACGGGGTTCCCGATCATCAGTCGAGTAACGCGGAGGTACCAGGACGTATAAATCTTAGTAGTCGTCGTCTGGATCTGTGAAGGTGGGGGCGGAATCAGGTCCTCTCATTGGTCCTAAGTATGGACCTGCGCCTCTAGCCATGCTACAAATGTGTCGTCCGCCCTCGAACGATCTTCCTGCTGATAATGTGTGGCCTCCCATGTAGGCTCCCTCGGTATAGTCTATGGACGGTCAAACTAGCAAAGTACCCACTCTACAATATCGAGGCACATCAGCGGGAGGGAAGTGCTCCAAATCAGCCGGCCGACCGAGCAATAATCAGGCAGGCCAGCTATCAAGTCATCGCTGTATGGCGTCCatatgaactatcaaataataacataaaagtgagtatgcgacaaatgaatttataacaagtaagtttaggtacatatttacctatGCAGCCTCCAGAATATCCAACATATCCCTGACAAGGgagagattatgatgagcatcaatGGCTCGGTAATTTCCACgccggagaacccacctcctaGATAGAGGGAGAAACGGAGGTTCTACATCCGGAGgtaatggtggtagaggtggctgcaacggcaGGAACcactcccaggcccaaacctaatatACAAGGTCGACGTAAAATTTAAGAGTCATTATACTCACTAGATTTTCCGAAGTGTTTGGGAACAAGACACCCCCAAAAAGAAGGAGCAGCGCCAACCTCGTGTACCGGTGAATATGTAAATCATCTGTCTCACCGGTGATGTCGGGGTGCAATACCTCCAAATGCTATCTAATAGTTGTCACATAAATACGATTGCCCCTGAAGCTGCAGCCTCACCTTGTGGCCTGAAACCAGTGAACTGCTGTAGCAAGTCCAACTACTGGGCACGCGTCATAGATCTCATATACTGAGGCAGTGCAACAGCCAGTCCATCAGAAGGTAACCCAtataaaacctgaacatcctaaagcgtgatggtggcctcgccaatgggcaggtggaaagtgtgcgtctccggtcgccaccgctctatcaaCGCCATGATCAGAGACCAGTCGAGCTATAGCCGCCCAATCTCAAAAATCCTATAGAAGCCCGTATCACCCAGGCGCTGGACTACGCGGGGATGGAAAACTCTCTCCCTCATAAAGTCCCACACGTCGTCCACTCTCCTGGCGCGGAAAGTCTACTCCACTAGCTCTCCCTACCATACATAGGCGGACCTATGATCGTCCCGTAACACTAATATCTCATCCGAAAAAAGTCCAGGATGCACAGGCGGCACGTCCATATCGTCTACTGTAAATTaacaatattaattgtgtgtttgtgttataataattaatatttaatattttaattgTACAGACTATATATCTATGGTTcgaggctcgatatttgaggcccagtagcaccaagctatcctaaattcttatgtgtgtcaatttcaatatttttagaattttgttagctttataaattaaatatttaattatttaattggatagagtatatatctatgggttcgaaactcgatatttgaggcccagtagcaccaaactatgctgaattcttatgtgtgccaatttcaatatttttagaattttgttagttgtacaaattaaatatttaattatttaattggacataacatatat
This genomic stretch from Nicotiana sylvestris chromosome 9, ASM39365v2, whole genome shotgun sequence harbors:
- the LOC138878574 gene encoding uncharacterized protein codes for the protein MVVKGCISYLAFVRDVGAEASSIDSVQVVRDFPDVFPADLSGMPSDRDIDFSTDLVPGTQPISIPPYCMALAKLKELKEQLQELLNKGFIRLSVSPWDAPVLFVKKKDGTMRMCIDYRQLNKAIIAAIDGFMYCRSVISIDGTQVYEKYDIKLLITVTVDANGQIFPLAFAICANESKETWMLFLNHLKQHVVKQRSGIYLIFDWHAGILSYVWHLPEWQESYAYHHYCVRYLKANFQKKYHDKALHDLMWMAATEHQ
- the LOC138878575 gene encoding uncharacterized protein — protein: MRRFEKYRRRAHWHSYLQYDHDRDIFEVRTAIREHQRNNLQTVNETSRLCSCGKWIIYHMPCAHAMKCFQQVGLGATNYVDRQYSIVAYTDTYSGQLQPLGAEHYWPSELFKMVCNKDYLRKLQVQKRSRIRNQMDVGDTVYARKWSICSQIEHYHRKCPSASVGGGGNLAPGASSSNVPNYQGYT